GATTGTCTTGCAAGTCCGCATCGAGAGTGAAAACCACATCCCCGCTGGCGAGCTTGAAACCATGCTGCAGGGCAGCGGCTTTGCCAAAATTTCGACGGAACTTGATGATTTTAATCTTGGAATTATGGTGAGCCAATTCTTCCATAACCTCGAAACTACCGTCCCGACTGCCGTCATCGATGAAAATTATCTCATAATCGTGGGAACCGCAGTTTTTTTGAATCTGGGCGGTCAAAAGACGTATTGAATCAACTTCATTTAGCACGGGGATCACAAAAGACAACAACACATTAGCTCCAATTTAAACAAAAATCTGAAAAAGTGCCATGGCCAGCGCGGACGACAAGGGTATTTTGATGTTGTCATCCAGAGGCACACAACTCAATTCTGCCAAAGTCGCGACCAACGCGCCCACAAAGGACACAAGTGGATGCAGCCCAAAAGCCAGGGCAAAGATGAAACAGGATACAAAACAGGCGAGACTTCCTTCCAGGGATTTGCGACCCCCAGAAAGAGGCCGCTGGCCAAAATTCATTCCCACCATCGCGGCAAAAGTGTCCCCGATAGCCAAAAATGAGAGCGCAAAAAAAACCAATTGAGGTGGAAAAAAGGCCACGCAAAGCACAGAGGCAAAAAGAAGGTAGGTTGCTCCAGTAAAATCCCGTAATTCGTGTCGGCGCAACACCAAGCCAAATATCCACCAAAAGGTTTTCTTAAAGTTTTTTTGCCAGAAGCGGTAAA
This is a stretch of genomic DNA from Candidatus Cloacimonadota bacterium. It encodes these proteins:
- a CDS encoding phosphatidate cytidylyltransferase, whose translation is MARFKESLRKSIHLGSLVIPFGYRYVLNYNRKQMFYILLVLFIAMLVVEFYRFWQKNFKKTFWWIFGLVLRRHELRDFTGATYLLFASVLCVAFFPPQLVFFALSFLAIGDTFAAMVGMNFGQRPLSGGRKSLEGSLACFVSCFIFALAFGLHPLVSFVGALVATLAELSCVPLDDNIKIPLSSALAMALFQIFV
- a CDS encoding glycosyltransferase, which translates into the protein MLLSFVIPVLNEVDSIRLLTAQIQKNCGSHDYEIIFIDDGSRDGSFEVMEELAHHNSKIKIIKFRRNFGKAAALQHGFKLASGDVVFTLDADLQDN